From Sulfuracidifex tepidarius, one genomic window encodes:
- a CDS encoding NADH-quinone oxidoreductase subunit C codes for MTNLNDLMKEIQASKIQVKMESQNRLGITVEKEKLREVASILKSKGLDHVISVTGMDYAEESRFEVVYHLSSYSDKDLTSAIVALRTSTKYEDPQIPSLYSVYESAWTGERETYEMLGIFFEGNPDMRRMFLPEDFEGVYPLRKSFKIKLEGVFVDKPV; via the coding sequence ATGACTAACCTAAACGATTTAATGAAAGAAATTCAAGCCTCAAAAATTCAGGTAAAGATGGAATCACAGAACAGACTCGGAATTACTGTGGAAAAGGAGAAACTGAGGGAAGTAGCATCTATTTTGAAAAGCAAGGGACTAGATCACGTCATATCAGTGACGGGAATGGATTATGCAGAGGAATCCAGATTTGAGGTCGTTTATCACTTGTCCTCTTATTCAGACAAGGACTTAACGAGCGCTATCGTGGCTCTGAGGACTTCCACGAAATACGAAGACCCACAGATACCTTCACTTTATTCAGTGTATGAGAGTGCTTGGACTGGAGAAAGAGAAACTTACGAAATGTTAGGAATATTTTTTGAAGGAAACCCGGACATGAGGAGGATGTTCCTCCCGGAAGACTTCGAGGGAGTCTACCCCTTGAGGAAATCATTCAAGATTAAGTTAGAAGGTGTTTTCGTTGACAAGCCAGTCTGA
- the thyX gene encoding FAD-dependent thymidylate synthase yields the protein MFFVKLVSYTQDGERVVAIASKMSRSRKGWEHHEKSMTDEEVDTWIEDAVLHGYWSPLEHSVYTFSVEGISRVASHQLVRHRVASYTQMSHRFAKPVDEYYDPVMPPSAEKRENVRKAYDEAYREVYKEYYSLLSQGVPEEDARYVLPNGVNTNIVITMNARELYNFFSLRLCSRAQWEIRKIAWSMLEEVKRVHPRLFKYAGPSCIIHENFIRNTPVTLDNLSVEQEFISQRCIEGVPRDGIVKCISNSKHF from the coding sequence ATGTTCTTTGTAAAACTCGTATCTTATACTCAAGACGGGGAACGGGTAGTTGCGATAGCGTCAAAGATGAGTAGGAGCAGAAAAGGATGGGAGCATCACGAGAAGAGCATGACAGATGAGGAAGTTGACACTTGGATTGAGGACGCCGTCCTGCACGGCTACTGGTCTCCCCTAGAGCATAGCGTTTATACGTTCTCCGTAGAGGGTATTTCACGTGTAGCCTCTCACCAGCTTGTTAGGCATCGTGTAGCGTCTTACACTCAGATGTCACACCGCTTCGCTAAGCCCGTTGATGAGTACTATGATCCTGTGATGCCGCCATCTGCAGAGAAGAGAGAGAACGTAAGGAAGGCATATGACGAGGCGTACAGAGAGGTTTATAAGGAATACTACTCTCTCCTTTCTCAAGGTGTCCCGGAGGAAGACGCCAGATACGTTCTGCCAAACGGGGTCAACACTAACATCGTGATAACCATGAATGCACGCGAACTTTACAACTTCTTCTCCCTCCGTCTCTGTTCACGGGCGCAATGGGAGATCAGGAAGATAGCGTGGTCTATGCTCGAAGAGGTCAAGAGAGTCCACCCACGTCTCTTCAAGTATGCTGGTCCGTCCTGTATCATCCACGAAAATTTCATTAGAAATACCCCAGTCACACTAGACAACTTAAGTGTTGAACAAGAGTTTATATCTCAACGTTGTATTGAAGGCGTGCCTAGAGACGGTATAGTAAAGTGCATTTCAAATTCGAAACACTTCTAG
- a CDS encoding DUF2175 family protein, producing MSRPATKWACAFCGNTIYWDELFTFMKSGVVHYTCFRDRAIKTSKVPPEEMKVVLDMLEKELLRITEYKKTMSSIANEEIKKSLDQIEKDAEKQSGVLTRLASNLSQIEE from the coding sequence ATGTCCAGACCAGCAACAAAGTGGGCTTGCGCGTTTTGTGGGAATACGATATACTGGGACGAACTTTTTACCTTCATGAAAAGTGGGGTCGTCCATTACACATGTTTCAGGGATAGAGCGATAAAGACCTCAAAGGTTCCTCCAGAGGAAATGAAGGTCGTTCTAGATATGCTAGAGAAGGAATTGCTGAGGATTACCGAATACAAGAAGACCATGTCGTCAATCGCAAATGAGGAAATAAAGAAGAGCTTAGATCAAATAGAAAAGGACGCTGAGAAGCAGTCAGGCGTTCTCACCAGATTAGCCTCTAATTTAAGTCAAATTGAAGAGTAA
- a CDS encoding NADH-quinone oxidoreductase subunit D, translating into MEIDIVPVEGELNVGPQHPGSGHMRIYVKLNGDIIEDAELDVGYVHRAVEKLSENRNYMHLIPLVERPAILDSIHMNLGYVMAVEKIIATDVPERAQYLRSFAAEVNRIASHLYGLGILGIFLGHSTAFMWGFGDREVWVTILEALTGARVTNSYIIPGGVRRDISPAIMEMTKKAIDYTRRKLEDWRKIFFYNPTIRARLENVGVMTKEKAIEWGAVGPNLRASGVPFDVRKDEPYAAYSSLDFEIPVYKEGDGLARGLVRLDEMEQSMRILEQIMKDLPEGNILSDRFFKQIPPIRLKKYWEGQHRIVLPGYYASFRPPKGEASSRVEAARGELFYYLVSDGSPKPFRLRMITPSYRMIYAFKQLLKGSRFADLVSVYGSFDYFPPEADR; encoded by the coding sequence ATGGAAATAGATATAGTTCCAGTAGAGGGTGAACTTAATGTAGGGCCCCAACACCCTGGCTCTGGGCACATGAGGATCTACGTGAAGCTCAACGGTGACATAATTGAAGATGCTGAGCTCGACGTGGGATATGTCCATAGAGCCGTTGAGAAACTTTCAGAGAACAGAAATTATATGCACTTAATACCTTTAGTAGAAAGGCCTGCTATCCTTGATTCGATTCACATGAATTTAGGCTACGTCATGGCAGTCGAGAAAATAATAGCGACTGACGTTCCAGAAAGGGCGCAGTACCTGAGAAGCTTCGCAGCTGAAGTTAACAGGATAGCGAGCCACCTCTACGGTTTAGGTATTCTTGGGATCTTTCTAGGACATTCAACAGCATTCATGTGGGGTTTCGGAGATAGGGAGGTATGGGTCACTATCCTCGAGGCGTTAACTGGAGCTAGAGTAACTAATTCATATATAATACCAGGAGGCGTCAGAAGGGATATATCGCCTGCGATAATGGAGATGACCAAGAAAGCTATAGATTACACAAGAAGGAAACTGGAGGACTGGAGAAAGATATTCTTCTATAATCCTACGATAAGAGCTAGGCTAGAGAATGTTGGTGTAATGACTAAGGAGAAAGCTATAGAGTGGGGGGCTGTAGGACCTAACCTTAGAGCCTCAGGAGTACCTTTTGACGTTAGAAAGGATGAGCCTTATGCGGCATACTCAAGCCTGGATTTCGAAATTCCAGTATATAAGGAAGGTGACGGGTTAGCCAGAGGTTTAGTGAGGCTAGACGAAATGGAACAGAGCATGAGGATCCTTGAGCAGATAATGAAGGACTTACCAGAGGGGAACATCTTGTCGGACAGGTTCTTCAAGCAAATACCCCCGATAAGGCTCAAGAAGTACTGGGAAGGACAGCACAGGATAGTCCTGCCTGGGTATTATGCGTCTTTTAGGCCACCGAAGGGAGAGGCTTCCTCAAGGGTAGAAGCTGCACGCGGTGAGCTATTCTACTACTTGGTAAGTGACGGTTCTCCAAAACCATTCAGGCTGAGGATGATAACTCCCTCCTATAGGATGATATACGCTTTCAAGCAGCTGCTTAAAGGCTCAAGGTTCGCAGACTTGGTCTCGGTCTATGGAAGCTTCGATTACTTCCCGCCAGAGGCAGACAGGTGA
- the nuoH gene encoding NADH-quinone oxidoreductase subunit NuoH, with translation MNFLSILSILKFYIFYPSFFVTVIFPGAIFALVFLLFVIWFERKAAARVQMRVGPYYASKRIGGFLQLFADALKFVFSEMIIPNTVNKTLYILSPILVLVVSFLPIVLIPVSVIPRTGSIFSPYYFSFLDKRLDLGVVAGYFTSYNLIIILGLEAIYPVFVVFLGWVTNNRFAIVGALRETFLSVSYDVLILMSTLSLALEYHTLDIARIVESGIPGFVANPVAAFVFLVAMLIGSSRFPFDIVEAETEVVIGPYTEYSGFLFVLNMAGSYIVNLVYALLFVDLFLGGWLPFSGFPGLVFTVFKAALVVLFAVFLRSVYARYRIDQALRGGWKYLFPLSLFSLVIGMVVGYLWL, from the coding sequence GTGAACTTCTTATCAATTTTATCTATCCTCAAATTTTACATATTCTATCCTTCGTTTTTTGTTACAGTTATATTCCCAGGGGCAATCTTCGCGTTAGTCTTCCTACTCTTTGTAATCTGGTTCGAAAGAAAGGCAGCAGCGAGGGTTCAGATGAGGGTCGGTCCTTACTACGCCTCGAAGAGAATAGGAGGTTTCCTTCAGCTCTTTGCCGACGCTCTTAAGTTCGTGTTCTCTGAAATGATAATACCAAATACGGTCAATAAAACTCTTTACATACTCAGTCCTATCCTAGTCCTAGTAGTTTCGTTCCTCCCGATAGTGTTAATACCAGTTTCAGTAATACCTAGGACTGGATCCATCTTCTCGCCTTACTATTTCTCTTTCCTCGACAAAAGGCTTGATCTAGGAGTTGTAGCTGGCTATTTCACTTCGTATAATCTGATAATTATCCTCGGTCTTGAAGCAATTTACCCAGTTTTCGTAGTTTTCCTTGGATGGGTAACTAACAATAGGTTTGCAATAGTCGGAGCACTTAGGGAGACGTTTCTCTCGGTATCTTATGACGTCCTTATTCTTATGTCTACTCTGTCCTTAGCTCTTGAATATCACACTCTGGACATAGCAAGGATAGTTGAAAGCGGTATTCCAGGGTTCGTAGCGAATCCAGTGGCAGCGTTCGTCTTCCTTGTTGCAATGTTAATAGGAAGCTCTAGGTTCCCCTTCGATATAGTTGAGGCCGAGACAGAAGTGGTGATAGGTCCTTATACAGAATACAGCGGGTTCCTATTCGTCCTTAATATGGCGGGTTCCTATATAGTGAACCTAGTGTATGCACTTTTATTTGTAGATCTATTCTTGGGTGGATGGTTACCATTCTCTGGCTTTCCTGGTCTGGTATTCACTGTGTTCAAAGCAGCATTAGTTGTGCTTTTTGCGGTGTTTCTCAGGTCAGTTTACGCTAGGTACAGAATAGATCAAGCTTTAAGGGGTGGCTGGAAGTATTTATTTCCCCTTTCGTTATTTTCTCTCGTAATAGGAATGGTGGTGGGTTACTTATGGCTGTAA
- a CDS encoding NADH-quinone oxidoreductase subunit NuoK produces MILIGYMSLSLSIVLVAVGLYGIIVSKNVIRVLLSSEIILNASLLFLFSVSLIVGLLYKPIIFSIFAIGMALTEVVVAFAAIILYYRQKGSLEVD; encoded by the coding sequence ATGATACTGATAGGATACATGAGTTTATCTCTCTCAATAGTCCTGGTGGCTGTAGGTCTATACGGGATAATAGTCAGCAAGAACGTGATTAGAGTTTTGTTATCTTCTGAGATTATATTAAATGCATCACTCCTGTTTCTTTTTTCAGTTTCTCTCATTGTAGGTTTGCTTTATAAGCCTATAATTTTTTCTATATTTGCCATTGGGATGGCATTAACAGAAGTAGTGGTCGCTTTCGCGGCCATAATCCTCTATTATAGACAAAAGGGTTCTCTCGAGGTGGATTGA
- a CDS encoding NADH-quinone oxidoreductase subunit J, whose translation MFLTSDILQVVIFGIFSIVSIISAIFILNSKNVFYSAVALAFLGISIAVLIADLAPASYSIYSAFHILLYVGATVVFLSVSMVIFKDLYAKQEQVTPSGIAVAVSAVVLFLSVILGLSSSSSPEISPVSLQQLADDLLSGFWFPAVVLVIALLTTLIEAITLARRD comes from the coding sequence ATGTTCCTGACGAGTGATATACTTCAGGTTGTGATATTTGGAATATTCTCTATAGTGTCTATTATTTCTGCTATATTTATATTAAACTCTAAGAATGTATTCTATTCTGCAGTAGCGTTAGCCTTCTTAGGCATATCCATAGCAGTTTTAATAGCTGATCTAGCTCCTGCGTCTTACTCCATCTATTCAGCTTTCCATATACTCCTTTACGTTGGAGCTACAGTAGTCTTCTTGTCGGTATCCATGGTCATATTCAAGGATTTATACGCCAAACAGGAGCAAGTAACTCCTTCTGGAATTGCTGTCGCAGTTTCCGCTGTAGTCCTATTCCTTTCTGTTATATTAGGTCTATCATCGTCTTCGAGCCCTGAAATATCTCCAGTCTCTCTCCAACAGCTTGCAGACGACCTTCTAAGTGGCTTTTGGTTTCCCGCAGTGGTGTTAGTGATAGCTCTGCTTACAACCCTGATAGAAGCCATAACTTTAGCCAGGAGGGATTAA
- a CDS encoding Rossmann-like domain-containing protein: MIVEEIVEELKPELKKRSILNVCVGHSFTSTMLDNGEVGISHTIAEGKVNGVGSLVGASAMDVVSKNLEEPLQRSLSVSIMTALNSVDGFQEGKIEDTLDEGKTCVFGYSPIFSRGDYVIYDFYNVENLAEKRRSFSSFKGDRCANAIIYGSAIVNGSIDKILSMVSADNVAVTGVSSINAPHSLRSHGVNILGITKITDPRKGIRLVCEGGRSELGALIKSYFKRI; encoded by the coding sequence ATGATAGTTGAGGAGATCGTAGAGGAGTTAAAGCCGGAACTTAAAAAGAGAAGTATACTCAACGTCTGTGTGGGTCACTCTTTCACTTCAACAATGTTGGATAATGGAGAAGTGGGGATTTCTCACACTATAGCCGAAGGAAAGGTAAACGGTGTGGGGTCTCTGGTAGGTGCTAGTGCTATGGACGTGGTATCAAAGAACTTAGAAGAACCTCTTCAACGTTCTTTGTCGGTGTCGATAATGACAGCCTTGAACTCGGTAGACGGATTCCAGGAAGGCAAAATAGAAGATACCTTGGACGAAGGTAAGACTTGCGTCTTTGGATATTCTCCTATTTTCTCAAGAGGGGATTACGTTATTTACGATTTCTATAATGTAGAAAACCTTGCAGAGAAGAGGAGAAGCTTCTCCTCGTTCAAGGGAGATAGGTGTGCTAACGCGATAATCTACGGGTCTGCGATCGTTAACGGGAGCATCGACAAAATCCTTTCTATGGTATCAGCTGATAACGTAGCAGTGACTGGGGTCTCGTCAATAAATGCCCCTCACTCTTTAAGAAGCCATGGCGTCAATATCTTGGGCATAACTAAAATAACTGATCCCAGGAAAGGGATAAGGCTGGTATGTGAAGGCGGAAGGTCGGAGTTGGGGGCGTTAATCAAGAGTTATTTTAAAAGGATTTGA
- the nuoI gene encoding NADH-quinone oxidoreductase subunit NuoI, giving the protein MKSIGTGMKYLVKPQRITLFYPEEALSLPTGYRGMIRLYKDVCIGCTLCALICPADAMKMTTDEGKKIPIINYGRCVFCGFCVDVCPVDALKETRVHDAAFSNRRDLVFSPDKFNRNFDQPLSLERPVKKMKTVIDEKKGIKYVPDE; this is encoded by the coding sequence GTGAAAAGCATAGGTACTGGGATGAAATACTTGGTGAAGCCACAGAGAATAACCCTGTTCTACCCTGAGGAAGCCCTTTCCCTTCCAACGGGATACCGCGGAATGATCAGACTCTATAAGGACGTATGCATAGGATGTACTTTGTGTGCTCTCATATGTCCTGCTGATGCGATGAAGATGACCACTGATGAAGGAAAGAAGATTCCAATTATAAACTATGGTAGATGTGTCTTTTGTGGGTTCTGTGTCGATGTATGTCCTGTTGACGCTTTAAAGGAGACCAGGGTTCACGACGCTGCTTTCTCCAATAGGAGAGATCTAGTGTTCTCGCCTGACAAATTCAATAGAAACTTCGACCAGCCTCTTTCACTAGAAAGACCTGTTAAGAAGATGAAAACTGTAATAGATGAGAAGAAGGGGATAAAATATGTTCCTGACGAGTGA
- a CDS encoding proton-conducting transporter transmembrane domain-containing protein, giving the protein MLGFIILIISLVLASSILLVKDKKIASIVSGVSIALNVYFLFKYGLFETFSVGSYIGNFGLVVNDLNFPFIVTILVVTLATVPYSLRYMKHKFEGSESWGLYYGMFTLFAVSMLYVVLSTNLLELYIFLEVALVTSFVLIAVYGYGDRKRISLMYFIWTHVGTILLLASIIIIGLESGRMDIYSSYDTLYSYSSVNFAYLLFVIAVVGMFVKGAMAGFNVWLPYAHGEAPTPVSVLLSPNMVGLGVFVVIIYYYLFPSMSLLAPVFIGWALITMIYGGINAISQSDFKRFLAYSSVSQMGYMLLGASISFLLGLSNNVSFLPIGILASVLIYVSHGLGKALLFMSAGASITEIENRNINELGGLFKTSPLHTTLSFIGILNILGLPPSVGLISEALLIFAAGETYNVIGVGWFVTLLLLLFIAIAISSAYGGLLFKKVYSGIKRAKEIDGAKEYSIPMFVIAFISVLLFFFPQLTDLSFYNFIQGIGSNSVLLPLVVFMPALGSLIALSTPRSLNQDIRGAINVVTIGLSMVFSLYFLVRNLGNPLFYSPSFTFSLGYLQFSTTLLQSILAIFVAGLSFFISIYSVGYMKEDSVLRRYWGFFGIFVSFMLMAVLSDNVFTLVAGWEGTSLASYGLISYWLDDNDKNVVGDFGRKVLGIPFLSRPTVSGIRALIFTRAADVGFLMGLGYLMYVATGNQNGGISLLFNSFDGRSITEAITTISSMPYVWVIFLVLFLGGLSKSAQFPFTQWLLTAMTGPTPVSSLIHAATMVNLGAILSFLLFPYMKFTVYSSPFFYIVASLAIFTAIYTSVNALVSREQKVILANSTADQISLMLFSSSVGVVLGVPTVGIVVGLIQMFAHGLYKASLFMNAGSVIHFTENRYIQSYPQLYKVLTPVFVLQLIAALNLANIPPLAGFWAHDFIGNLASSSTFFGFYVIIEFLGSLYILRYIIKTFFWKGSEHEAHGHKVNSLMIIAPAFLVLGSIILGLGVSNVVSYFSSVTNVQSYTYIDFIGLGISLLGIALSTVYVREFSTRFISPLIDFAYYGWMVYPIFDLIGYGYSSFASGVYRYVEKGVLDRGINEMIPSLVVGLGSRVYKGVQNGVLSNYVSLYTWGIAVLLVLLLLYLGVVG; this is encoded by the coding sequence ATGTTAGGATTTATCATTTTAATTATAAGTCTCGTGTTGGCTTCTTCGATCCTCTTAGTCAAAGACAAGAAAATAGCCTCAATAGTATCGGGAGTATCAATAGCGTTAAACGTGTATTTCCTTTTCAAGTACGGTCTATTTGAGACCTTCTCCGTGGGTTCTTACATAGGAAATTTTGGACTAGTAGTGAACGACCTCAACTTTCCCTTCATAGTCACAATCCTGGTAGTTACCCTAGCTACCGTACCTTACTCTCTAAGGTACATGAAGCACAAGTTCGAAGGGAGTGAAAGTTGGGGACTCTATTACGGCATGTTCACTCTATTCGCGGTATCAATGCTTTACGTAGTGTTATCGACTAACTTATTGGAACTGTATATCTTCCTTGAAGTGGCTCTAGTTACTTCCTTCGTCTTAATAGCGGTTTACGGGTACGGCGACAGGAAGAGAATAAGCTTGATGTACTTCATCTGGACGCATGTGGGAACGATCCTCCTTCTTGCATCTATAATCATAATTGGACTGGAGAGCGGGAGGATGGACATATACTCTTCTTATGACACGCTCTATAGCTACTCGTCTGTGAATTTCGCGTACCTCTTATTCGTGATAGCTGTAGTAGGAATGTTCGTGAAGGGAGCCATGGCCGGCTTCAACGTATGGTTACCGTACGCTCACGGCGAGGCCCCTACACCCGTGTCTGTCTTGTTAAGCCCCAATATGGTAGGATTAGGCGTATTCGTCGTAATAATTTATTACTACCTCTTCCCTTCCATGTCACTTCTTGCGCCAGTCTTCATAGGATGGGCTTTAATAACAATGATTTACGGTGGGATTAACGCAATTTCTCAATCAGACTTCAAGAGGTTTCTGGCTTACTCTAGCGTATCTCAGATGGGTTACATGTTACTGGGTGCGTCGATTTCTTTCTTGTTAGGATTGTCCAACAATGTCTCCTTCCTTCCAATAGGAATTTTAGCGTCTGTACTGATCTACGTATCACATGGATTAGGAAAGGCTCTCCTCTTCATGAGTGCGGGCGCTTCAATCACTGAGATAGAGAATAGGAACATTAATGAACTCGGAGGGCTGTTCAAGACTTCTCCTCTGCATACTACACTGTCTTTCATAGGGATACTCAACATCCTAGGGCTTCCTCCTTCTGTAGGGCTCATTAGTGAAGCCCTCCTCATATTTGCAGCTGGGGAGACTTACAACGTGATAGGAGTGGGTTGGTTCGTGACCCTTCTCTTACTTCTTTTCATAGCAATTGCAATATCGTCTGCGTACGGAGGATTATTGTTCAAAAAAGTCTACTCAGGGATCAAACGCGCTAAGGAGATAGATGGAGCGAAGGAGTATTCCATACCTATGTTCGTTATAGCTTTCATAAGCGTTTTACTGTTCTTCTTCCCACAGCTGACAGACCTTTCATTCTATAACTTTATTCAAGGGATAGGATCCAACTCCGTTCTTTTGCCTCTTGTAGTTTTCATGCCAGCGTTAGGTTCACTGATAGCTCTTTCAACGCCAAGGTCTTTGAACCAGGACATTAGAGGAGCAATAAACGTCGTTACCATAGGTCTCTCAATGGTGTTTTCACTTTACTTCCTAGTCCGTAACCTTGGAAACCCTCTGTTCTACTCACCATCATTCACATTCTCTTTAGGATACCTTCAATTCAGTACAACGCTTCTGCAATCTATCCTCGCTATCTTTGTGGCTGGACTGTCTTTCTTCATTTCAATATACAGTGTAGGTTACATGAAGGAAGATTCGGTTCTAAGGAGATACTGGGGTTTCTTCGGCATATTCGTATCGTTCATGTTAATGGCAGTTCTATCTGATAACGTGTTCACGCTTGTAGCAGGATGGGAAGGTACGAGCCTTGCATCGTATGGGCTAATAAGCTATTGGCTAGACGATAACGACAAGAACGTAGTGGGCGACTTCGGAAGGAAGGTTTTAGGCATACCCTTCCTTTCCCGTCCTACGGTGAGCGGAATTAGAGCTCTCATATTTACTAGGGCTGCAGACGTAGGCTTCCTGATGGGCTTGGGTTACCTAATGTACGTTGCCACAGGGAATCAGAACGGAGGAATTTCCCTTCTTTTCAATTCCTTTGACGGGAGGAGTATAACCGAAGCCATAACAACCATCTCGTCAATGCCCTACGTATGGGTGATATTCCTTGTTCTGTTCCTAGGAGGTCTCTCAAAGAGCGCACAGTTTCCGTTCACGCAGTGGCTCCTTACCGCAATGACAGGTCCAACGCCAGTGAGCTCGCTCATCCATGCTGCTACCATGGTAAATTTAGGAGCAATACTCTCCTTCCTGCTATTTCCTTACATGAAGTTTACGGTTTACTCTTCGCCTTTCTTTTACATAGTGGCATCTCTAGCCATCTTCACTGCGATATACACCAGTGTGAATGCATTGGTTAGCAGGGAACAGAAAGTGATACTAGCTAACTCAACTGCAGACCAGATTTCCTTGATGTTGTTCTCATCTTCTGTTGGAGTCGTATTAGGAGTCCCAACAGTGGGGATAGTGGTAGGCCTAATTCAGATGTTCGCTCACGGTCTCTATAAGGCTTCACTATTCATGAACGCTGGATCTGTTATTCATTTCACAGAGAACAGATACATACAATCTTATCCACAGCTGTATAAGGTACTTACCCCAGTCTTCGTGCTCCAGTTAATAGCTGCCCTCAACTTAGCTAACATTCCTCCTTTGGCAGGGTTCTGGGCACATGACTTCATAGGTAATCTGGCGTCAAGCTCTACCTTCTTTGGATTTTACGTTATTATAGAATTCCTAGGCTCATTGTATATACTTAGGTACATTATAAAGACGTTCTTCTGGAAGGGTTCTGAACACGAAGCTCATGGTCATAAGGTTAACTCCCTAATGATAATAGCTCCAGCATTCCTAGTCTTAGGTTCAATAATCCTAGGTCTCGGAGTTTCCAACGTTGTGTCTTACTTCAGTAGTGTAACCAACGTTCAGAGCTATACCTACATAGATTTTATAGGTCTGGGAATCTCTTTGTTGGGAATAGCATTGTCAACTGTTTACGTAAGGGAGTTCTCTACTAGATTTATCTCTCCCCTAATAGACTTCGCATACTATGGCTGGATGGTTTACCCAATTTTTGACTTGATAGGATATGGATATTCCTCCTTCGCCAGCGGAGTTTATAGATACGTAGAGAAGGGAGTACTCGATAGAGGCATAAATGAGATGATTCCATCTCTTGTTGTAGGCCTTGGATCTAGAGTGTATAAGGGAGTTCAGAACGGTGTACTATCAAACTATGTTTCATTATACACTTGGGGAATAGCAGTGCTTTTAGTTTTACTTCTTCTTTATCTAGGGGTGGTAGGATGA
- the ndhC gene encoding NADH-quinone oxidoreductase subunit A, whose translation MALTQAFLAFGLPILIFFGAGYGGYRIISLIVPSEPNPVKVSRFEAGNIPTGEGRLWFPLQYYGYLLIYTTLEPLIVFLFLVASAAYTSNLILFRDLTAIVGTFIVVLYPMLNYAIKQINIIVNWELRR comes from the coding sequence ATGGCTCTAACGCAGGCGTTTCTAGCCTTCGGTCTTCCTATACTGATATTCTTCGGAGCGGGATATGGGGGGTACAGGATAATATCCCTCATAGTGCCTTCCGAGCCTAATCCGGTGAAAGTGAGTAGATTCGAGGCTGGAAACATACCTACAGGAGAAGGTAGGCTATGGTTTCCTCTTCAATACTATGGATACTTGCTGATTTACACTACCCTTGAGCCATTGATAGTGTTTCTGTTCTTGGTAGCTTCAGCTGCTTACACTTCCAACTTGATATTGTTCAGGGATCTCACGGCTATAGTTGGGACCTTCATAGTAGTTCTCTATCCAATGCTTAATTACGCCATAAAGCAGATAAACATCATAGTCAACTGGGAGTTGAGAAGATGA